ATACTGCGCTGCTGTTGGGCAAAGTCTATTGCAGATTGCTCCAAAGCTAAGGTGCGAAACAGTGCTTGGAGGAAGGTACTATTGACTTGCTTTGCCCAAGTTGCCCAAGGACCTTGTTCTCCCGGTACACCACCAAATCCCAGCGACTCCCGGCTTTGCTCGTACATCCAGCTAATCAAGTGGTCTTGCAGTCGTTGCCAAGCAGCCACACCACGGGTGATACCTTCTGATATTTCTTGGAAATCAGAATCTGCGGTGGCGAATTGCTGTAAAGATTTTGACACTTGCTGTATTTGCTGGAAGTTTAGAGCATTCTTGCGGTTGGGGTCAGTTATGCGTAAGAATGCAGCTAGCCGCCCCCCTGTTTGGGCAGTGGTAATTTCTTTTATTGCTGAGACGATAGCTTCTGTGGCTTTATTTTGCTGTTGAGCGCGTTGCCATTGACTTTGAATGGTCTTAATTGCCCTGAGACTACGGGTTGCTTTCGCTTGCTTGAGTTCATCTTTTTCGGTGTCTACTTGTTGCTGGGTGGAATTGAGGCGATCGCTCAAAGCTAGCTCAAAAACTTCCCCCGTGTCAGCCGTCACACCTTTAAGCAACATTTGATACACATGCTCTTGGGAACTTATCTTGCCCTTGAGTGTGTTTTGGACAATTTCGTCGATTAAGGCGAGATACTTTTCGCGCAATGGCAGAGAATCAGACACTTTAGCAACCAGAAAGCGATACGTCAATTCTAATTCCAGAGTCGGTCAAACTGCAGAAGCGAGTGGAGGGAGTGGAGGGAGAAAAAGAAATTAATTTGACTTCCCCTACTTCCAAGTGTCTAAAGGATTTTTGGCTAAGGCACTTACAAGAAAAAAAAAGCCCAACGCAAGTCCTGTGCCCTTCGGGTGCTTGACAACCTCCACGCGCAAAGTCTGCCGGACAGAGGATTCTGTCCGGCAGACTTTGCGCCAACTCGTACACCAACTCATTATTGAAGGTTGGGCATTTTTTTATTTGGATCTCCCTAAACCGTTACGAGTTAGAATTGACTCTTAAGAATCCGTTAACCTAACTATGGGAGTGTCAAGCAGCTTTTGCGTTATTAATAGTTAAATGTAAGACATATCTTGCATTCATGTTAAGAAAGCTGGCACAAGCGAAAAATGGCTCGCACCCCCACATTAACCTTTGATCGTGGCACGTTAATTTTGCATCCGCCACCACGCAGCAAAGCTTGGATGGATTATGCTACATGGGATGATAGAGTGGAAAAATTCCGCATTCCGGCTATCCAGTACCGTGCTTTAGTGGAAGCACTGCAAGCGGAAAATACTGAGTTTATCGATGAAGCTAAGGCATTTTATCCCATAGAGTTGGTTCCTAGTCTGGAAATGGAACCTTACCCCCACCAAAGTGAGGCGTTAGCAGCTTGGAAACTCGCAGGAAGACAAGGGGTGGTTGTGCTTCCCACAGCAGCGGGAAAGACTTATCTGGCGCAAATGGCGATGCAAGCGACACCGCGCACGACGCTGATTGTTGTACCAACGCTGGATTTAATGCACCAGTGGTATGCACATCTCAAGGCGGCGTTTCCCGATACTGAAGTGGGGTTGCTAGGGGGTGGTTCGCGGGATAGAACACCAGTACTGGTTGCGACTTACGATAGTGCCGCAATTCATGCAGAAACTCTGGGGAATCTGTATGCTTTATTAATTTTTGATGAATGTCATCATTTGCCAACAGATTTTAGTCGAGTGATTGCAGAATACGCGATCGCACCCTACCGCTTAGGACTCTCCGCCACACCAGAACGCACAGATGGCAAACACGCCGACTTAAATATATTGATAGGAAAAGAAGTCTATCGTAAAAGGGCTGAAGATTTAGCAGGGAAGGCGCTAGCAGAACATGAAATTGTCCAAATTAAGGTCAAATTATCACAGCATGAACGGGAAAAGTACAATCAGCTGATTCAACTTCGCAACGAGTTTTTGAAGGAATCAAAGATTTCTTTAGGGAGTCTTCAAGGGTGGCAAAGATTTGTGCAAATGAGTGCGCGATCGCAAGCTGGACGTAGGGCAATGTTAGCACACCGCGAAGCGAAAGAAATCGCTTTGGGGACTGATGGGAAGATAAGACTTCTTGCGGATATTTTGACAGAACATTATCCAGAACGGGTTTTGATTTTTACTGCTGATAATGCCACGGTTTACCTGATTTCCCAAGAGTTTCTTGTGCCAGCAATTACTCATCAAACGCCTGTAAAAGAACGCCATGAAATATTAACCAAATTTCGTGAGGGAGAATATAAAACGCTGGTTGCTTCTCATGTCTTGAATGAGGGTGTTGATGTTCCTGCGGCTTCTATTGCTGTTATTTTATCTGGTACCGGTTCGGCACGCGAGTATATTCAAAGATTGGGAAGGGTGTTAAGAAAAGGAAAGGATAATAATAAGCAGGCAATTTTATATGAGGTAGTAGCAGAGGATACGAGTGAAGAGGGAACCTCGGCGAGGAGAAGAGGAGTGGAGAGAAACGTTCGCGCAGCGTGTCCGCAGGACATACCGCAGAGGCGCAGAGGAGAGGAGGAGAAGAAAGGGAATTTGCGGGTTGTTTATGGAAGTGGAAAGGAAAAGAGTCTTAAGGCTGCTGAACAGTTAGAAATAAATTATAAAGTTCAAAAAAAACCGCCGATAAACCCGGAAGAAACCTAATCATGTTTCAATAATTATCTGCGTCCATCTGCGGTTTAAAATTCCAATGTTACCAACAGAGTTACTCAGTCACAGACAAAACGGCGAGGAAATAATCCCGAAGAGACTGAAGATTGATGATCAGAATTTGGCTTTAGCCACTGAGTTAATGGCTTGTTTTCAAAAGGCGGTAGGTGATACTCAGGGTGCGCTTGAGCGTCAGTTATTGGAGTTGGAGGGGGATACCCCTGATTATAGGTTGAAGCGTGGTTTGGCTTATATCCTTAAGAGCAGTTTTTGCACGTTTGAGGTGGTGAGTCCTTTGGAACCTCAAATGTTACGAGAAAGGGTTTTTGCTCTGGCGGCGAAGTCTCCTCCGAGTCGAGAATTAACACAGGTGACTGTGACAAAAATTGCTGATGAGTTGAGTCATGAACTTGAGCGCGAAGTTTTGCCGAAACAAGTTCGTGAAGGGTTATATGCAGATTTGTCTGAGAATAAGATTTTAACTACTTTTGATGCACCAGCACCTAAGGAAGTCTTGCATCGATACAATTTATCTCAGGTGCAGGGGGTGTTTTATAAGGCGAGTCAGTTGGTGATAAATGCTCATCGTAATGTTCCGGGACAATATAAGCTTTTGTTTCGCTATCTCAAGCTGTTTCAATTAATGTCTTACATAGAGGGAGATGCTGACCACGGGTTTACAATTACGATTGATGGTCCTACGAGTTTGTTTACTCCAAGTACGCGCTATGGTTTGGCTATAGCGAAACTTATCCCGGCTTTACTTCATGTGACAAAATGGAGTCTTTGCGCCACGCTGCAAATTCGTGATGTCTACACAAATACTTGGAAAACAGGACGTTTTACCCTCAATTCAGAGTGTGGTTTGGTGTCTCATTATTCAGCCGGCAAGCCATACGATAGTATGCTGGAAGAATCTTTTGCTAATAAGTGGGAATCAATGAAAACTGATTGGGCATTAGAGCGAGAAGTTGACCTCATTCCCATTCCTGGAAGTGTCATGATTCCCGATTTTAGATTAGTTCATCCTGATGGGCGATCGTTCTTATTAGAAATTGTAGGTTATTGGCGACCGGAGTATTTACAAAAGAAGTTTTCACAGGTGCGACGTTCCGGATGCAATAACTTGATTTTGGCAATTTCTGAGCGATTGAATTTGGATAAAGCAGGAGTCAAATTAAATGATGTGCCTGCTAGGATTGTTTGGTTTAAAGATAAATTGCTGCCAAAATCGGTGTTAGCAGTGATGGAATAAAAAGGAGAATGACACGAAGACTACTGAAACAAATGCCACGGTTAGAGCAGAAACTCTATAAACGGAGAGGGGGGGATTCGAACCCCCGTTAGGTTACCCTAAAACGCATTTCGAGTGCGTCACCATCAACCACTCGGACACCTCTCCAAAGCTATTTGCAGTCAAAAGACCCTGAAAACTGTCAAATAATACTTGTTAATTATAACATCTGGTATGTATTTGACGGCGATTGCCCGTAAGGGCAAATCGTCGCACCACCTCTAGCGTTTAGGTAAAAGTCAAAGGACGTACACTACACAAGCGTTTAAAGTCTTCTGTTTTGAGGTCTTTTACCTGTTCATAGGTCATATATATTCCCCACTTGCATCGACTTCTCCCATGCAACGGGGAACTTTTGTAAGAAGTCTATTCCCCCCAAGGCGAGGGGATAGTCGTTGTTGAAAGAACCTCATTTGCTACCAGATAGATAGCAGTTTTGCCACAGGTAGGACAGGGTAACTTAAGCTCCTGCACTGGAAGATGTCCCTTGCATTCAGTCAACAACCCTTGGCGGCAATGATAGCACTCGTAAAAAACTCGGCTAATTGGCTTGTTGCAATCTAAAATTTTTATATGCTGACACGGCTGTGGCACTGGCTCTGGTTCTGGCAGCTTGTAAGGTTTTCGGTGATAGGGCTGTTCTCGTGGATTAATCATTGGTCCTCTGGGTAGGGTCGTCATTAGTCATTCTTCAATGGATGAATGATAGCACTGTGCAGGATACCGTTAGTTTGCCCTACTTGAGGATGATTCTGGTAAGTTTGCGCCGATTAAGTTTGCTTCATGCAGATCCACACCGTCTAAATTAATGCTGCTTAGATCAGCATGACACAAGTCAGTTCTTGACAAAATGGCTTTGGTCAAGTTTACTTTATACAAATCTGCCTTACTCAGTTTTGCTCCTGTTAGGTTTGCCTTGCTCAGGTTAGCACCTGCTAAGTTAGCACCGCTCAGGTCAGCGTAGCGTAAATCTGCACCTTCTAAATTTGTGTTGCTCAGGTCAGCGTAGCGTAAATCAACTAACCGTAAGTCAGCCTTAGCTAAGGTAGCCTTGTGCAAATCCACTTTGAAAAGACTCGCTCGGATCAAATTTGCTTTGTACAAATTTGCCCAAATCATAAAAGCTTCGCTTAAGTCGGCTCTCCATAGGTTTGCTTCCGCCAAAGTCGCTTCACTTAAATTTGCTCCTCGCAAATTCACCGCTGATAAAGCCGCTCCAGTTAGATCCGACTGACTAAGAT
The sequence above is a segment of the Mastigocladopsis repens PCC 10914 genome. Coding sequences within it:
- a CDS encoding DEAD/DEAH box helicase family protein, with protein sequence MARTPTLTFDRGTLILHPPPRSKAWMDYATWDDRVEKFRIPAIQYRALVEALQAENTEFIDEAKAFYPIELVPSLEMEPYPHQSEALAAWKLAGRQGVVVLPTAAGKTYLAQMAMQATPRTTLIVVPTLDLMHQWYAHLKAAFPDTEVGLLGGGSRDRTPVLVATYDSAAIHAETLGNLYALLIFDECHHLPTDFSRVIAEYAIAPYRLGLSATPERTDGKHADLNILIGKEVYRKRAEDLAGKALAEHEIVQIKVKLSQHEREKYNQLIQLRNEFLKESKISLGSLQGWQRFVQMSARSQAGRRAMLAHREAKEIALGTDGKIRLLADILTEHYPERVLIFTADNATVYLISQEFLVPAITHQTPVKERHEILTKFREGEYKTLVASHVLNEGVDVPAASIAVILSGTGSAREYIQRLGRVLRKGKDNNKQAILYEVVAEDTSEEGTSARRRGVERNVRAACPQDIPQRRRGEEEKKGNLRVVYGSGKEKSLKAAEQLEINYKVQKKPPINPEET
- a CDS encoding DUF790 family protein, which codes for MLPTELLSHRQNGEEIIPKRLKIDDQNLALATELMACFQKAVGDTQGALERQLLELEGDTPDYRLKRGLAYILKSSFCTFEVVSPLEPQMLRERVFALAAKSPPSRELTQVTVTKIADELSHELEREVLPKQVREGLYADLSENKILTTFDAPAPKEVLHRYNLSQVQGVFYKASQLVINAHRNVPGQYKLLFRYLKLFQLMSYIEGDADHGFTITIDGPTSLFTPSTRYGLAIAKLIPALLHVTKWSLCATLQIRDVYTNTWKTGRFTLNSECGLVSHYSAGKPYDSMLEESFANKWESMKTDWALEREVDLIPIPGSVMIPDFRLVHPDGRSFLLEIVGYWRPEYLQKKFSQVRRSGCNNLILAISERLNLDKAGVKLNDVPARIVWFKDKLLPKSVLAVME
- a CDS encoding pentapeptide repeat-containing protein, producing the protein MDANELIRHYVAGNRDFLQVSLRQAHLNEICLAGINLSQSDLTGAALSAVNLRGANLSEATLAEANLWRADLSEAFMIWANLYKANLIRASLFKVDLHKATLAKADLRLVDLRYADLSNTNLEGADLRYADLSGANLAGANLSKANLTGAKLSKADLYKVNLTKAILSRTDLCHADLSSINLDGVDLHEANLIGANLPESSSSRAN